In Euphorbia lathyris chromosome 9, ddEupLath1.1, whole genome shotgun sequence, the following are encoded in one genomic region:
- the LOC136205264 gene encoding probable calcium-binding protein CML18 produces MSGQDHREKLDDEQLAELREIFRSFDRNNDGSLTQLELGSLLRSLGLKPSEDQLETLIQKADKNSNGLIEFSEFVALVEPDLVQAKSPYTEDQLKKIFSMFDRDGNGYITPAELAHSMAKLGHALTAEELTGMIKEADTDGDGCINFQEFVQAITSAAFDNSWC; encoded by the coding sequence ATGAGCGGACAGGATCATCGGGAGAAGCTTGACGATGAACAACTGGCGGAGCTCCGTGAAATATTCCGTTCATTTGATCGGAACAACGATGGTAGCTTGACGCAATTGGAGCTAGGATCACTGCTCCGATCACTGGGCCTGAAGCCGAGCGAAGATCAATTGGAAACGTTGATACAGAAGGCAGACAAGAATAGCAATGGTCTAATCGAATTTTCGGAGTTCGTAGCCCTGGTTGAGCCTGATCTTGTTCAGGCGAAGAGCCCATACACAGAGGATCAATTGAAGAAGATATTCAGCATGTTTGACAGGGACGGAAATGGATACATTACGCCGGCGGAGTTGGCTCATTCAATGGCTAAATTAGGGCATGCTTTGACCGCGGAGGAGCTGACGGGGATGATTAAGGAGGCGGATACCGACGGCGATGGCTGCATAAACTTTCAGGAATTTGTTCAAGCGATTACCTCTGCTGCTTTCGACAATTCATGGTGCTGA